The Glycine soja cultivar W05 chromosome 8, ASM419377v2, whole genome shotgun sequence genome has a window encoding:
- the LOC114422870 gene encoding zinc-finger homeodomain protein 1-like yields the protein MAVPVAPPTNIVAQNSGKGKYQECLKNHAVSIGKHVIDGCIEFLPGGKEGTLDVLKCVVCNCHRNFHRKETHDTYSVPFHHHHPPLPPPVPFATYYRAPPGYLHMAGHQRAMLAHPSLSGGGGAQPPLEDLEDSDPTSGATTHDGSGSSSKKRFRTKFTQHKKDKMLVFAEKLRWRMQKNDESVVQEFFSENGVQRHVLKVWMHNNKHTLGKKP from the coding sequence ATGGCGGTTCCAGTGGCACCACCCACCAACATTGTGGCCCAAAACAGTGGCAAGGGAAAGTACCAAGAATGCCTCAAGAACCACGCTGTCTCAATTGGCAAACACGTTATCGACGGCTGCATCGAGTTCCTGCCGGGGGGTAAGGAGGGCACCCTGGACGTGCTAAAATGTGTTGTGTGCAACTGCCACCGAAACTTCCATCGTAAGGAGACCCACGACACCTACTCAGTGcccttccaccaccaccacccacCGCTGCCACCCCCAGTTCCATTTGCAACATACTATCGTGCCCCACCGGGGTACCTACACATGGCGGGGCACCAACGTGCCATGCTGGCACACCCGTCCTTGTCAGGAGGAGGTGGGGCCCAGCCTCCCTTGGAAGACCTGGAGGACTCGGACCCTACTAGTGGTGCCACCACTCATGATGGGTCTGGGTCGAGCAGCAAAAAACGCTTCAGGACCAAATTTACCCAGCATAAAAAAGACAAGATGTTGGTCTTCGCTGAGAAACTCAGGTGGAGGAtgcaaaagaatgatgagagcGTTGTGCAAGAGTTTTTCTCCGAAAATGGTGTTCAACGTCATGTGCTAAAGGTGTGGATGCATAATAACAAGCACACCTTAGGTAAGAAGCCCTAG